A genomic window from Maridesulfovibrio sp. includes:
- a CDS encoding DEAD/DEAH box helicase family protein, with the protein MLIEISKDLTLTDTPEDLLDEIKEALTLTNPDYINAIKYRGRVGKKIPKYIKMWSGDRKKRLHCPRGFGIELHQIAKAAGIEPKYEDKRRELAPVDFYFTGELRPYQQAALDSFTNQTQGLLEAGTGSGKTVMALALIASRKQPCLIIVHTKELLLQWIDRIKQFLGEEAGQVGGGKFKLKPLTVATIQTARNRLDELKKEFGHIIVDECHRTPASTFQKVVTNFDAKYLTGLSATPYRADGLDRMINMTLGPVVHRVNPDLLRDTGAILKPEICTVETAFRFAGNPSEEYPLMMTAIAEDYQRNKIIADCVKKEFTESSGTLLMVADRTAHLDALSDLLFDQGVEIAVLTGKTPAGEREAIIEDLNNGKIKVLASTASLIGEGFDCPGLSTLFLCSPIKSKGRLVQIIGRILRPADGKRPRLYDFVDIEVGVLKHSAGLRQQIYEEIV; encoded by the coding sequence ATGCTGATCGAAATTTCCAAAGACCTGACCCTGACCGACACACCCGAAGACTTGTTAGACGAAATTAAAGAAGCCCTAACACTGACAAACCCAGATTATATCAATGCTATTAAGTACCGGGGCCGGGTAGGCAAAAAAATTCCCAAATATATCAAGATGTGGTCAGGAGACCGCAAGAAGAGACTTCATTGTCCGCGCGGATTCGGAATTGAACTGCATCAGATCGCGAAAGCGGCAGGAATTGAGCCGAAATATGAAGACAAAAGACGAGAGCTTGCTCCAGTGGATTTTTATTTCACGGGAGAATTACGCCCATACCAGCAGGCCGCATTAGATTCATTTACCAACCAGACTCAGGGACTGCTCGAAGCCGGAACCGGGTCGGGCAAGACTGTGATGGCTCTGGCTCTGATCGCCAGTAGAAAACAACCCTGCCTGATCATAGTGCATACTAAGGAACTGCTCTTACAGTGGATTGATCGAATTAAGCAATTTCTGGGAGAAGAGGCAGGACAGGTCGGCGGGGGAAAATTCAAACTGAAGCCCTTGACTGTTGCAACCATTCAAACAGCACGAAACCGCCTTGATGAGCTAAAAAAAGAATTCGGGCATATTATCGTTGATGAATGCCATCGCACACCAGCCAGTACCTTCCAAAAGGTAGTTACAAACTTTGATGCTAAATACCTGACCGGACTATCCGCCACACCCTACCGGGCGGATGGACTTGACCGTATGATCAACATGACTCTCGGCCCTGTTGTTCATCGTGTTAATCCCGATCTGCTGCGCGATACAGGGGCTATTCTCAAGCCGGAAATTTGTACAGTTGAGACTGCCTTCAGGTTCGCTGGCAATCCTTCCGAAGAATACCCGCTCATGATGACTGCCATTGCCGAAGACTACCAGCGCAACAAAATCATCGCTGACTGCGTAAAAAAAGAGTTCACTGAAAGCTCAGGGACTTTACTCATGGTCGCCGACCGCACAGCACACCTTGATGCCCTCTCAGATCTATTATTCGATCAGGGAGTTGAAATAGCTGTCCTAACCGGGAAAACTCCGGCAGGAGAACGGGAAGCGATTATTGAAGACTTAAATAATGGCAAGATAAAAGTGCTGGCAAGCACAGCATCACTAATCGGCGAAGGTTTTGACTGTCCGGGACTTTCCACCCTTTTTCTATGTTCACCAATCAAATCAAAGGGCAGACTGGTCCAGATCATCGGCCGAATCCTCCGCCCCGCAGACGGCAAACGTCCACGTCTATATGACTTCGTCGATATCGAAGTCGGAGTACTGAAACACAGTGCCGGATTGCGGCAGCAAATATACGAAGAGATCGTCTAA